From Arachis hypogaea cultivar Tifrunner chromosome 3, arahy.Tifrunner.gnm2.J5K5, whole genome shotgun sequence:
CCTCCTTGAGTCCGGATTTGTGAAGAAAATCCACCACTGCATCAACAAGTCCCCGTTTGCCCTCTCTATCCTCAGAATGCATAAGGTCCAAGAACTTGCTGACATGATCCCGCACATTTTGACCATCAGGCCCTGCTGCCGGCATGGAGACTAGAAATGCATGAGCAGGATGGCGAGTAATTGCCATAAGCTCACAACAGAATCCCATGTCATAAGGTGATTGTGCGTCCGTGCAACAACTGAGAAGCAAAGTATAAGTCTGCAAAGAAGGGTTTAGACCAAGAGCCACCATGCTTTGCAGAAGATTATATGCATCTGGCAACCGATGCATCCTGAGGAATGCGCTGAGAAGGGAATTGCAGGTTGGTACATTTGGAAGCAAACCTGCAGTCAGCATTGCCTGATACCACTCCCAAGCCTTCTCAACATTACCAGACTTTCCCCACAGGTCTACTAGAAGACCATAAACAGGTTCATCCGGCACCCAATTTTTCCGTTTCATCTCAATGAAAACTGCTTCCGCTTCCTCAAGATACCCACAGTGGCCAAGCACCTCCATTACTATGCTATAAGTAACCTTATCAGGCTCAAATCCTGCATTCTTCATGTCACGATATAGTTTCAATGCTGTCTGATAGTTCCTCGCTTTAGCTTGCAAAGCAATCATGATGTTGTATGTGACTAGATTAGGAACACAACCCTGATTAACCATCTCACAAAATAGCCTATGGGCAGCAGCTAAGTTACCCGATTTTCCAAGACTGTGGATTATGACACTGTAAGTGAATGTGTCAGGAGAAAGGCCAGCTTCCTGCATTCTGTCATACATAGACATGGCAACATCAAGATATCCTGCTTTTGCATGGATATCTATGAGTGTACAATATGTGACACGATCAGGCTCACATCCCACCTCTTGCATTTGATTGAACACATTTAGCGCTTCCTTCAAGTAGTTTGCACGGCCATAGCTGTGAATCAGACGATTATAAGTTACAACATTGGGCTTGCATCCATCCTTGACCATCTGCTCAAGCAATTTGTTTATTGCCCCAAACTGTCTTGCACGGCCCAAGATTCCAACCATGGTGGTGTAAGTATGGCCATCATGATAGAATCCAGGGTGTCGCTTCAACCAGTAAAAAAAGTTTAGAGCAAGTGAATGGTCCTGAAGGTTCTTCAGGATTTGATTAGCTTGATATGGATCAATGGAAAAGTTCAGGTTAGATAGAGCCTTCTCCGTAACAGGACCCCACTTTAACTGCCGCAATATGTCTGAAACTATTTCTACAACACGCCCTGTGTTTGTAAAGTGCCTGTTGGACGAAGCAATTCCAGCTGACATTTTCATATCCCTGGGGTGTCTATTGAAACTTTCCCTAAATGTGGACATTTGTGGATTTTCAGGTTGCATGCTGGAACCAGAATTTGACACAAAGCGGTTTGAGTGAGTTCTTGTCCTCTGTGGCAAGGCCCTGCGGTCTTGATTGTTTAAAGGGAGATTTGGTGCCACCCCTGACTTCTCTGTCCTTGAAGAAGCATCATGCTTAAATCCTGTGGCTATGTTTGTTTTACCTTTTCCCTTTGCACCATGACAATTACTTGTATGGTTTGATGGCTGCTCTATAGGAGTAGAAACAGGTGGTTTGGGATGAACACTAGTAAAATTCTCTCTTCTTATTTGTCTCACATTGGAAGATCTGATGTTGGGTAGGGCCCTTGCAGGATCAACCATATTTTTAGAATAGCTTAGTATTCCCATCCCATCTGATATAGGAAGCTTATAATTTACTAAATCAGAAAGAAAATTGACAGCTGCAATACCGGCCCTGTAAAACTGGTCTGCATTAAGGGGAGTTGAGTGTGCAGAATGGTTCTGAACACCATCAGCAAGACTAGCGTATGTTACAGAGTTTGGTATACTTGATGGACTAGAAGTAGACCTGATTTGTTGTACACAAGTGGATTGGTCAGCACCTTCAATCTTGTGGGAAGCTGGCCCATTGGCTGAATTTCCTGAAACCAGCACTTCTACTCCAGATATGGCTCTTGATGCAGCAGAGGATGGTTTCTGTGCACTTAAAACCTCATTTTTCACGTCCTGTCTTCTTGACACACATGTTTCATCCTCGGAGCAAGTGCATGAATTGCCATCGGCTGCATTACATCGTGTACCACCAAGGAGAAAAGTTCTAGCACTGCTTGAAAGTGTACCAATCTGCTTGGCTCGTAACATGTTCTGCAGGAAATGAAGTTGAATAGATCATTATCATGACATACGTCCATATCATCAACTAAAGTTGCACTTTGGATTTTTGGTAAAGGAGAAGAAGCATCAAGGCCCGAAACACCAACACCACCTACCCAGCTAAGCCAAGACACAATCTAAGAAGGTGTACACCATAATCATCAAGGTGACCTTGTATCAGAGCAGCTACTAttaagacacaaaacttaaagtaAAAGGAAGGTAAATGTAATGGTGCCTTAACACAATTTCATCCATAAAGACCATATCCACTAACCATCAGCGGAAAATCCTACTTCCCAAATATAATAAGCAACTAAACAACACTAAACCAGTCACATAGAAACTTCCAAGAAATGGAACACTCTGTATAGCTCCTCTATCCAGCATCTCCATAAGATTTTCTTCTCTCCATGGCCATCACAAGTCTAACTAGGACCGGAACAATGACATGGATTTTATCCCATGTCAGACTCACATTAGGAGCAACATACCAAAATCACTATAACAGCACCAAAAAGGAGGAAGGCCCACAAAAAGCACTCTCAATCGaccaagattaattaaaaatccaAATATGTAACTCAGCATACAGAGATTTCTGCTTTCTAGCTAAATTGAATGAAACAAACTTTTCCAAGAAAATAGGCATGCATGACAGCAATTTCCCAACTAATAGAGAAAATTAATGATAGATCACAAGCTACTAAACTTCCACATCCCCTTTAATCTGTTGGCAATTTAGACCTCCACAAAACCAAACAACATAAACCAGAACACCGTAGTTCTACTAAGTCTGAGGAACCTGATACATTTCACTGGGCATATaactgtaaaattaaaaaaaatgcttttattattattatttgcagcATAAACGCGTCCAAGAAAAACAGAAAACGCGTTCCAAAAGCAAAGAAAAGGGAAAAGGTGAAAAATTGAGGATTGACCCATTAAACAATGCAGCTCACAAAGTAAACCCAGCCCTCAAAACCGgaaataagagagaagagagggaaggGTTACCTGCATGGTTGAGGTCAGTGTTATGGAACCATAGAAGAGAAAGGAGAAGGAGTGAAAGAAGAGAGAGGTGGCGGCGGCAAGGTTTGTGCTGTGTGGCGTCAAAGGAAGAGACTTGTCCAAGCAAATTGGGGAGACACGCGTGTGCCCTCAAATATTCAGTCTCTCCCCCATTTTCCCGTTCCTCTCATTTcctgtttaattattattaatcaatTAAGTAATTACTAGTATTTTATTACACCTAAACGGTGGTGACTGTGTGTCTGTCAGTGCCGTGTGGCACACGCGTGACGTGGTCATTAGAAAGTTCGTAAGGCTTTACGTTTGTTTTGTTTAAGCCGCATAATcatattttcatttatgaattaatCTAAATTATCACTTATGAAAATTATccagaatttttttttgtatggaaGCTATATTAGTGCATTGGCCAATACTAAAAAGAAAGGTAAATTGTCAGATTCTGGATGTCAATTTTAATACGTTAGAAACGTGGTGATAGGGTTTTAAAAGCGTGACAGGTGATGAAAACATGTATAGAGACATGGTAAGGTGGCTTGCAGTGACAAGTGGTACAGTCTCGGCAACACGCAGCGAAACGTGTTGCTTTTGAATCTTGGCAGTGCAGTTGTAGGAGTCGTGTTGCCTCTGAATCTTGGCAATGCAAAAAGGTCTTTGCTCTCGCCTTTGAATCTTGGCAATGCAAAAAGATCTTTGCTCTCCGAAGAATCTGAAACAACACGAGGGCGTATTGCAGGTGGTCTGCATGCAGGAAATAGTCCCCACTCCGGTAACCAGCAacgttcaaaaaaattttataaattaaacttTTGCGGATCATTTTCATGCATAAATATTATTGTTGAATGCTTCACAATTTTATCGTGGGAGAAGATGTTGAGAGGCTGAAAAAGAGTGTTAGAGTTAAGTTTGTATGTGTTGTTGTTGAATGCTTCATAATTTTACTGTGAGAGAAGAAGTTGAAAATCTGAAGAAGAGTGTTAGAGTTAGGGTTGTTTgaaggaaaaaaattatataaaaaaattattaatttgtagTAATTAAAAATGGTACGTGATTATACGACACCCGAAGAACATATCATTAATTATTTGGATCATCTAATTTATGTAAGttcataaattttattattttatgtatttaaattaatttctttttaatttttgttgttgttagtattatatgaaaatataatgttattattttagtattatttttttaataatattttcgaataatatttttagttgtctaatataattatatattttgttttatataaatgtaaatattatttaaatttttttcaaatataaatgttatttatatttatttatttttgaatataaatattattattgacaTTTatgtattttcgaaaataaatattatttatatttatttatttttggaaataagtattatttgtgtttatttattttcgaaaataaatactaattatatttatgtataacatttaaataagtaaatgtttttttatagatgaatagaaacaataatattttatattgaactaaattataattataaatatttatttctaataatttttatttattcaaactAATATTTAGTGAATAAATATGTTTTTGTTGAACTAGACAAATAGGAATTTGATGGTTCGTAAACTGGATCCGTCGCTGA
This genomic window contains:
- the LOC112790890 gene encoding pentatricopeptide repeat-containing protein At1g74750, with protein sequence MQNMLRAKQIGTLSSSARTFLLGGTRCNAADGNSCTCSEDETCVSRRQDVKNEVLSAQKPSSAASRAISGVEVLVSGNSANGPASHKIEGADQSTCVQQIRSTSSPSSIPNSVTYASLADGVQNHSAHSTPLNADQFYRAGIAAVNFLSDLVNYKLPISDGMGILSYSKNMVDPARALPNIRSSNVRQIRRENFTSVHPKPPVSTPIEQPSNHTSNCHGAKGKGKTNIATGFKHDASSRTEKSGVAPNLPLNNQDRRALPQRTRTHSNRFVSNSGSSMQPENPQMSTFRESFNRHPRDMKMSAGIASSNRHFTNTGRVVEIVSDILRQLKWGPVTEKALSNLNFSIDPYQANQILKNLQDHSLALNFFYWLKRHPGFYHDGHTYTTMVGILGRARQFGAINKLLEQMVKDGCKPNVVTYNRLIHSYGRANYLKEALNVFNQMQEVGCEPDRVTYCTLIDIHAKAGYLDVAMSMYDRMQEAGLSPDTFTYSVIIHSLGKSGNLAAAHRLFCEMVNQGCVPNLVTYNIMIALQAKARNYQTALKLYRDMKNAGFEPDKVTYSIVMEVLGHCGYLEEAEAVFIEMKRKNWVPDEPVYGLLVDLWGKSGNVEKAWEWYQAMLTAGLLPNVPTCNSLLSAFLRMHRLPDAYNLLQSMVALGLNPSLQTYTLLLSCCTDAQSPYDMGFCCELMAITRHPAHAFLVSMPAAGPDGQNVRDHVSKFLDLMHSEDREGKRGLVDAVVDFLHKSGLKEEAGSVWEVAAQRNVYPDAVKEKSSCYWLINLHVMSDGTAVTALSRTLAWFRKEMLISGIIPSRIDIVTGWGRRSRVTGTSLVRQAVHELLHIFSFPFFTENGNSGCFVGCGEPLSKWLLHPYVERMHLL